ACGATTCACGCAACAACGCAGCAGCTTTCATTGAAACTGACGTACCTGTGATCCGCGGTCTGGATGCAAACTTTGCCGTTCGCGCCGATAAGACCGGTTCGTTCGATACGCACCTGTCCCCGAAGATTGGCCTGCGCTACCAGCCGATGGACACCCTGATGTTCCGCGCAACCTTGGCCGATGGCTTCCGCGCACCGAACATTCTGGAATCCGGTAAGGGTCTGGGTCGCACCTCGTTTGCAACCAACACCAGCGATCCGAAGCGCTGCGATCTGAGCACCAAGCTGTACAACTACCTGACAGCTCAAGCGAAGGGTGTTGTTGCAACACAAGACATGACCGACGTACAAACCCAGTACAACAACGATTGTAAGGGTGGCGTGGGTAACTTCGTGAAGGGTAACCCGGATCTGCAACCGGAAGTGACACGTAGCCAGTCGCTGGGTGTGGTCTTCTCGCCGACATCGCGCTTCTCCGTTGCTTTGGACTACTACGGCATCGAGCGTCACGACGAAATCAATACTCCTGATATCGCCGACGTTCTGGCACTGGAAGGCAAGCCGCAAGCTAGCACCATTCAACGCATTGACTCCACAGCCAACGATGCCCGTATCGCTACTATCGCCCAGAAGTATGGCTTCGGCACGCCGCTGGTCTACGCTGCAGGCTCGATCGGTGCAATCAACCAAAGCTGGGGCAATAGCGGCAAGACCAAGACCTCCGGTCTGGATCTGGATATCAAGCATCGCTTCGATATCGCCGGTGTCGGTCGCGTGCGCGTAGGTCTGGACGCAAACTACCTGCTGTCCTACAAGACGTTCAACACAGCCACCAACAACTGGGGTGCGGATCGCGGCGGTGATTACCTGATCCCGCGCTTCAACGCCACTCTGACCGGCTCGCTGACACGCGGTGTGTGGACTAACACGCTGATCGCCTACCATACCGGTGGCTACAGCCAGAACGATCTGCAGAACCCGACCTGGTGTAAGTCCAAGTCCATTTCTGAAGATAAGTGTGGCGTTGGTTCCGACACCACCTACGACTGGGCGCTGTCCTACCGTGGCGTGAAGAACCTGACCGTCGACTTCATGCTGAAGAACCTGACCAACAAGGAAGCCCCAGTTGACTTCCGCGGTGGTTACTCCATCACCCACTGGCGTATCGCCCAACTGGGTCTGGATTACAAGTTCTTCTAAGCTAGCTCACTCAGCACCCATGCAAAAAGCCCAGAGTCATCTGGGCTTTTTTTCATTTATTTAAAAATGTGTATCCAAAATGCAATTAATTAGCGGTCAAAACGATACATATTTTCATAGATTGATACATATATTCGCAATCATACCCAGCTCAGGATCATCGCAACCGTAGAATATATAAATTGCCCTCGGCACCACCTCCTCAACTTTCATGCAATCTGGAATGCGCTCACGCTTCCTCGCTGACGGGCAATAAGATACGGAGAACTTCAGATGAGAATGAAGACAATCAGCAAAGCGGTCATGTTGCTGGGCGCATTTGGCGCAGCATCACTCACCATGGCTGCTGACAACAGCACAGACGCATCCCAAACAGCAAAAGTAGATCGCATCGAAATTACTGGCTCAAACATCAAGCGAACCAAAGCCGAGCGAGCATCACCCGTTCAGGTGATCACCGGCGATGAAAGTATTCGCCTGGGCGCGAACACCGTAGCCGATATTGTGACCAATATTGCCTCTGCAAGTTCCGGCGGGGTAAACGATGCCAATCCGATTCTGAACGCAGGTTTTTCCAGCGCTGTTTCCAGCGTATCCCTGCGAGGCATGGGCTCATCTGCCGTACTGGTACTGATTAACGGTCGTCGCATTGCCCCAGCTCCTTTTGCTGATCCAAACTCTGGTCAACAAAATCTGTTTGACTTGGGTGCCATTCCTGCCGCTGCTGTCGATCGTACAGAAATCCTGATGGATGGTGCTTCTGCGATTTACGGCTCGGATGCCGTCGCAGGTGTGATTAACGTCCGCCTCAAGAAAGAATTCAAAGGCACCACGCTGAACGCAGGTGCTGGTGCAAATGAAAAGGGTGACTTCCGCAATTCGAAGTTGGGCGTAACATTTGGCGTAGGCAGCTTGGCAGATGACCGTTACAACGTATTCGGTTCCTTTCAGCATTCCGATCGTAAGATCACTCCAACGTCGGCCATCGCAGATCAGATCTACCCTGAAGCAGCTGCGTACTACGGCTGGATGAATCCAATCTTCCCGGCAACCTTCTCGACAAGTGTGCCATCCGCTTTTGCGCCGTTGTACTACAGCAAGAAAGCAGCAACCGCGACCACATACGCCAACTTTATTGGTATGGATCCGCGCTGTCCGGCCAATATGGTGAGCAAGTCAAATGCCACCTCTACCGGTAGCACATACAACAAAAATGTCTGCTACTTCGACACCTGGGCACGCAGCTACCAGCAAACCCCCGCGACTAGCGATGCACTGAATCTGCGTGGCACTTTTGATCTTGGCAATGACCTGCGTGCCTCTGCGGATATCATCTACACCCGCAAGGATATCGAAACGCCAGGTAACGGTTCGACCGTAGCAGGTGAAGCAGGTAACTCATGGGTACGCGGCGATGGCTCGTTAATGCGCTACTTCCTGGTACTGCCAACCACCCACGCAGACAATCCGACTGCAGGCAAGCCGGGGGCAACACCTGTCTCCCTCCAATATCGCTTTGCCGACATTGACCGCCGTGACCGTACCGTACTGGAAGCACTGCGCGTAGGCGGACAGCTGGAAGGTTCCAATCTGGGCTGGGACTGGACTCTGGGCCTAACCCACAATGAGACCCGTCGCAAGACAAATATGAAGGGTCTGATCAATACAGCAGCGCTGGATGCAGCCGTTGCCAATGGCAGCTACCGCTTTGGCTCACCCACAAATAGCGATGCCGTAAAATCAGCCATCAGCCCGGACAACAACGACGGCGGCAAGGCAGTGGTTGACCAAATCGACCTTCGCGGTAGCCGCGAACTGTTCGACCTCAAGGGTGGCCCGGCAGCGATTGCCTCCGGCGTTGAGGCACGTCGCGACTCTCTGAACGTCTATAATGACGATAAAATCATGAAGGGTCAGACACTGTCCCGCGGCGCATCCAGCGCTGACGGCACTCGCAATGTCTACTCGGCATTTGGTGAAGTTGTACTGCCAGTCCTAAACGAGCTGGAGCTGACTGGTGCCGCCCGCTTTGACCATTACAGCGACTATGGCAATTCGCGCACACCAAAGCTCGGCTTCAAGTTCATGCCGAATGACACCATCGCTTTCCGCGGTACCTATGGTGAATCATTCCGTGCACCATCCTTGTCGCAAATATCGAAGTCGGCAGTGACCTCCTTCACTGCAACCAACGATGCCACACGCTGTAACTTCCTGACGCAACCAGGCGTTGCCGAAAAAAATGGTATTGCTCGTGATCCTAAAACCGGCACACCAGTCACCCCGATTTGCAGCTCCAGTCCAAGCACTGCATCCATCATTTCGCCGAACCTGGGCATTCAACCAGAAACAGCCAAGTCCAAAACGCTGGGCTTTGTGATTTCGCCAAGCAAGAATTTCAGCCTGTCTCTGGATTGGTTCAAGATTCACAAGCGTGACGAAATTGACCGTATCTCCGGTACGACCGCCGTCGAAAATGAGGCTAAAAATCCAGCAGGCGTGATTCGCGACAATAGCGATGCCTTACTGCTCAAAGACGCAAATGGCTTGCCAGTCGCAGGTACAGGCCCAATCCTGTACACACTGCGTCGCTTCGAAAACCTGGGCGAAACCATCCTCACCGGTTTTGATCTGGATACTACCGTTACCACCAAGCTTGGTCAGTATGGCAAGGTTGTGACGCGCCTGACTGCCCAGTATCTCTCATCCTTCCAACAGAGTGCGAAGGCAGGGGAACCGCTGATCGAGTACGCAGGCACCTACAGCAATCCGTACACCGTGGGTGAAAGTGGCGGACTGCCGCATACTAAAGCACAGCTCAAAAACAGCTGGAACCAAGGTGACTGGGATGCATTCGTCAATCTGAACTACACAGGCGGGTACAACCTGAAAGCCAGTGCTGATCGCGGTTGTTCATCCACCTTTTCTACCACTGCCATGGTGTCGTTCAGCCCATCTTGCGATGTGCGCTCAAATGTCACATTTGATGCAGGCGTAGGCTACTTCGGTATCAAGAACACCACGATTCGTCTGAATGTATACAACCTGACAAACCGCAAGGCGCCATTGGATCTGTCTTGGGCAGATTCCGGCACAGGTGGCATTCCAGCCAGCCTGTATTCGGTTCAGGGCAGAAGTTTCAGCCTGAGCGCGATCTACTCGCTTAAATAACGCAAACTTATTTGTCAAAACAAAGCCTCTGATTGCAACGATCAGGGGCTTTATTTTCTAAAAAGGTAGATTGAACTTTTCAGTTTAACCATATAGCTTTTTAACAATCAAGTGCTCGCCCCATCGCCAAAACCGGAAAAAACAATCGCAACATACTGTTTTAAAAATGAAATGCAAATTAAAATACACTAATATAGCATCTGATCATATACACATTGATACAACAGTCATTCACCAATTAAGACACATCGCTGCGCTTTCTTCGGTGTGATTCCCGCCCTTCCGTAAAATACGGTGCATCACATAGGCATGCTTTCGACCGTGCGTCGATCAAATGGTTCCGAACACCCCGCCTTATTGATTGATTAAAAGTGTCGACCTAAACGGAGAACTACAAGATGCAATTGAAAAAAATCAGCCAGGCCCTGCTGATGATCGGCACGACCGCTGCCATCAGTCAGTTTGCGCACTCGGCAGACGCCAACAGCGACGATACAAAGAAAGTTGAAAAAATCACCGTCACTGGCTCTAACATCAAGCGCGTGAACACCGAAGCACCTGCCCCGATTCAGATCATCTCGAAGAAAGAGATTGAGCGTAGTGGTTTCAGCACCATTAGTGACGTATTGCAGAACATCCCCGGTAACAATTCCGGCGGCTTTAACGAATCCAACGTAAACAGCTTCGCAGCTGGTGCAGCTGCAGTGTCGCTTCGCGGTCTAGGCGCTCAAGCTACGCTGGTGCTGGTAAACGGCCGTCGCATGACCAATTACGGCTTTGCCAATGGTGGTCAGTCCACGTTCGTCGACTTGAACACGATTCCGCTTGAAGCAGTCGAGCGTGTGGAAATTCTGAAAGACGGCGCTTCGGCCATTTACGGCTCCGATGCGATGGCAGGCGTAATTAACATTATCCTGCTGCCAAGCTATCAAGGCTTCAAGACAAGTGCTTCGGCAGGCATTTCCGCCCGCAACGACGGCCAAACAACCCGTCTGACTGCGACTGCCGGTTTTGGTGATCTGGCTACCCAGCGCTGGAATATGTTCCTGAATGCAGAAGCATACGACCGCAAGCCAATCTATCAACGCGATCGTGATGCACCATTCAACTCTACTGATCGCCGCGTCATCGGCCAAGCAGATGGTCGCTCGACTCAGTCCTATCCGGGCAATATCTACACTTACAATCCTGTCACAAAAGCTGAAGTGGCCTTCCTGCAGCCGCTCAAGGGATGTGCTCCGGAAAACCTGAATGGTGGCCCAGCCGTGAACGGCGGCAGCACATTAACCGGCCGCTGTTTGCTGAACGCCAATGACTACATCGTTGCCAGCCCGAAATCAAAGCGCGAGAACGTCTACAGCCGCGCCACATTCCAGCTGAGCGAAGATTTGCAGGCCTTCGTAGAGGCTGGCCGGAACGAGACGAAGACCCAAACGATTTCGACTCCGACCGCGCTGACCAGCTGGTTGCGTGCAACAGATCTGCAACTCGTGACAGTTTCGCCGACAATTCTGCCAGTTGGAAACCCTAACAATCCGACCAAAGCGCCTGTCAGTATCCGCTATGCATTCGGTGATGTTGGCCCTCGCACTCAAGATCTGGACTCCAAACTGACTCGATTCGTTGGCGGCCTGAAGGGCACCACCGGCAATTGGGACTGGGATGTTGCGGCCAGCTTAATCAAGAGCGAAACAGCAGCCTCCCGCCACGGTTACGTGCTTTCCAGCGTGTTCAATGAAGTTGTCCAGAATGGCACCTACATCTTTGGTGATCGCTCAAAGAACAGTGCAGCACTGTATGACCGCCTGGCACCAGAACTGGTTCGCACCGGCGATACGTCCACCAAGAGCGTCGACTTGAAGGTATCCAACAGCGACCTCTATCAATTGCCTGCTGGTTCTGTCGGCTTTGCTGCCGGTGTCGGCTTCCGCAAGGAAGATCTGCATGACAACGCCGATTCACGCATCGCAAGTGGCGATGTGATTGGTCTGGGTGCAACCAGCGCCAATGGTGAACGTAAGGCAAGCAACGTATTCGTGGAATTGTCTGTTCCGCTGCGAGCAGACCTCGAAGCTCAGTTTGCTGCTCGTTATGACCATTTCAGCGACTTTGGTAACTCCACCACACCGAAGATTGGTCTGAAGTGGACCCCCGCGAAGGATATCGCCGTTCGTGGTACCTATGCAGAAGGGTTCCGCGCACCGTCGCTGCCTGAAATTTCACAAAGTGTGCTGACCGGCTTCTACAACGGCCTGCAGGATCCGTCCCGTTGTCCGACCACAGCTGCCGCAGCTGATTGTAACGGCTCCTTCCCGGCTCTGATTGGCGCCAATCCGACCTTGAAGCCGGAAACATCGAAGAGCTACACAACAGGCATCATCTTCGAGCCGAACCGTTCAATCAATGTGTCCGTGGACTTCTACTACATCAATCGTAAACACGAAATTGGTGCCTTGGATCCAGAAGTACTGCTGGGTAACGAGTCTCAGTACCCCGGCTTGGTGATCCGCGGCCCGGTAAACCCAGCTCAGCCCAATATTCCTGGCCCGATTCAGTACATGAAGCTGAACTACCAGAATCTGGGTGAGACCAAGACCAAGGGCGTCGACTTCGATCTGCGTACCCGCACCAATCTTGGTGAATTTGGCGTGCTGTCCACTGGCTTGAATGCAACTTACACAATCTCCTATCTGGTTCGCCCGACAGAAGAAAGTGATTTGCTCGAGTACAATGGCACCCATAACCAGCCGCGCATCCGCGCCAACTTCACCACGACACTGGAGCGCGGTCCGTGGGCAACAACATTGAGCGCCAACGCCGTCGGTTCGTTCTCGTACTCTGGTAGCCCGCTCTCTGCTTGCCCGGCCTCAGTGGCAAACTATCGTCCGGGTGGCTGTGAAATTGGTTCCTTTACCACTTATAACCTGAACGTCGGTTACACCGGGTTTAAGGGCTGGAGACTGGCTGCGAACATTCAGAATCTGACCAATCGCATGCCACCGATCGATACGACCTACACGCAGAACTACGACTACAACTACCACAATATTATCGGTCGCTTCTACACCGTGAGTGCTTCGTACTCGTTTAAGTAAGCCTTAACAGAGAGGCCTTACCATTCCAACCCCGGCTAGCTTTGCTGCCGGGGTTTTCATTTAGCTATGCACATCCGACAGCAACTGATCCTCAACCACACTTGAAATTTCCACCCAGCACGTCACAATCACCTTTTTACCATTCCCTTTGATGATCCTCTTATGAATGCGCCTGATACCGCCTCCGTTCCCGCCGTCGCGACAGCCGACTCCCACGCACTAAACGTCATTATCCTGGCTGCAGGACAAGGCAAGCGCATGAACTCACGCTTGCCGAAAGTCCTCCAGCCCATTGCAGGACGTCCGATGCTTGGACATGTACTGGATGCTGCCCGCACATTGGGTGCTGCCCGGATTATCGTGGTGCATGGCCATGGCGGCGATCAGGTACAAGCAGCGTTTTCTCGTGAAACCGACATCGTGTGGGCGCATCAGGCAGAACAATTGGGTACCGGACATGCGGTAGCGCAAGCCCTGCCTTTCTGTACCGAGGGCATGGCCTTGGTGCTGTATGGTGATTGCCCGCTGATTACCGCACCTACTTTGCAGCAGCTGGTCGCATCAACACAGGGCAGCACCCTGTCCGTCCTGACAGCGCATCTGGACACCCCCACCGGTTACGGTCGAATCGTGCGGGATGGTGCAGGTAAGGTATTGCGCATCGTCGAACAGAAAGATGCCTCTCCCGAAGAAGCCAGTATCCGTGAAATCAACACCGGCTTTGTGGCCGCCCCTGTCGAGAAGCTGGGCGACTGGCTGCCACAGTTGCGCAATGCCAATGCACAGGGCGAATACTATCTGACCGATGTGATTGCCATGACGGTTGCTGACGGGCTGGAAGTTGCCACCCGCAGCTGCGATCACTGGGAAGCCGCAGGCGTAAACGATAAGCGCCAGCTCGCTGAACTGGAGCGAGTCTATCAACGCCGCGCAGCGGATCAACTGCTGGCGCGTGGTGTAACCTTGCTCGATCCCAGCCGCTTTGATTTGCGTGGCACACTGCAGTGCGGCAAGGATGTAGAAATTGACGTCAATGTCATCTTCGAGGGCGATGTGGTGCTGGCCGATGGTGTGCGGATCGGTGCCAATTGCGTGATTCGTAATGCGGTGATCGGCGAAGGCGTCATCATCAAATCGCATACCGTGATCGAAGATAGCATCATCGGCAAGGGTAGCGATGTGGGCCCGTTTGCCCGCCTGCGTCCGGACACCGTACTGGGCGAAAAAGTACACATCGGCAATTTCGTCGAAACCAAGAAAGCACGACTTGGCAATGGCACCAAGGCAGGTCATCTCGCCTATCTGGGCGATGCGGTCATCGGTGAACGGGTGAATGTGTCAGCAGGCGTGATTACCTGCAATTACGATGGCGCCAACAAGTTTGTCACGACCATTGGTGACGATGCCTTTATTGGCACGGATAGCCAGCTGGTGGCACCGGTAATCATTGAAACGGGTGCATACATCGCAGCGGGCTCGACCATTACCAAAACGGCTCCAGCCGATGCGCTCACCATCTGCCGGGCTCGCGAACAAAAGTCGATTTCCGGCTGGAAGAAGCCCGTCAAACAGCCAAAGGCATAAAGTGTGATGTGAAGGCGTCGGTAAACCGGCGCCGCGCCAGCTCACCCATGTGCAAGCCGCACTTGGTGCGTCGCCACAGCACATCGTCCGGATGACTGGCCCATTCATGCACCACCAGATATGCCACTTCGCGGCTATATAAGCCGGCACCCCAGTGTTCGCCCAGATCAGCAACATCATGAGCGCCGGAGAGTACCTGTTCCAGACGCGATCCGTACTGATGTGCCATACGCTGTAGCACCGGCGCATCCAGCCATGGCCAGCGTTGGGCGCACTGCTGCAGGAAGGATTCAAATTCGCAGTTGATATCCCCGCCCGGCAAATTCTCCGGTGCCTGCCTGATCGCGTGGACGGGGATTTGCATCGCCTCGCCCAGCATCTCGGCCGCCTGCATCGATAGCTGGCGGTACGTCGTCAGCTTGCCGCCAAATACCGACAATACCGGCGCACCGGACGTATCGAGACGCAACACATAGTCACGGCTGACCGCCGATGGATTGCCCGCATCATCGTCATGCAAGGGACGCACGCCGGAATACCGCCAGACTACATCGCGCGGATCCGGGGGATGCTTGAAGTAGGGTGCAAGTGCATTACAGAGATAGCTGACTTCTTCATCACTGCAGCTTGCCTGTGCTGGATCCCCTTCGTACGCTTCATCCGTAGTGCCGATCAGACTGAATTCGTGTTCATAGGGAAGCACAAACACAATGCGCTGATCAGACTGCTGCAAAATATACGCTTGCGGCCCATCATGCAGGCGAGGCACGACAATATGGCTGCCTTTCACCATGCGGATGCTATCGCGGGAGGGTAATTGCAGTTGCTCACTGACAATCTGGCTCACCCATGGCCCGCCCGCGTTGACCAGGGCACGTGCTTTTACTTGCTCAGTTTCACTAGTTGTTTTCAGCGTGCATACCCAGCCATCAGACATGCGCTGCGCGCGGATCAGCTTGGTGCGGGTTCTGACCTCGCCACCACGCTCGCGCAACTGAATCGCGTTGGCCACCACCAGTCGCGCATCATCCGCCCAGCAGTCGGCATAGGTGAAACCCTTATGAATCGATGACATCAGCGGCTCACCATAGGCGTGGCGCTGAAACTGGATGGATCGGGAAGCTGGCAGGCGCTTGCGGCCCCCAAGATGGTCATACAAAAACAAACCGGCACGGATCATCCATGCCGGTCGTAAATGCGCCATATGCGGCAATACAAAGGTCAGTGGCCAGATCAGGTGTGGCGCCATCCCCAGCAAAACTTCTCGCTCGTTCAAGGCTTCGCGCACCAGACGAAACTCGCCATATTCCAGATAGCGCAGGCCACCATGAATCAGCTTGGAACTGGCCGATGACGTCGCGGAGGCCAGATCAGCCTGCTCAACCAGTAGCACATCCAGCTTGAGCGCCGCCAGATGATTGGCAATGCCCACACCATTGATGCCACCGCCCACCACCAGAACGTCTACTTCACGCATGCTGAGTCTCTCCTCGCCATCGAATCGTGCCTCGACGGAGCATAGCGCACAAAGCAGACGCTTGTTTAGTAGCTTATGCCTGCCGTGGCAAATCAGTCACCTGCACTCACCGAACCCAGACCAGCAGCTGACTTGCGCAGGGTTTTGGGATGGCCGTAATACTTCAGGCTACCCACACCTTCGAGGCTGGCATCGAGCACATTGCTGGCGAATACCTTGACTGCGCCCACGCCTTGTACCGATACACGTGCATCCTCGGCCTTCAGTGATTGCAACTCAAGCGCACCCGCACCTTGTGCATTCACAATCAGCTTTTTAACCGTGCCCGTCGCTTTCACCAAGCCAGCGCCTTCGTACTGAATCTCGAACGAGTCACCCTTTAGATCCAGAATCTCGGTTTTTCCTGCGCCTTCGTTGGAGAATCGTTCCAGTTTGGGTACGGTGACTTCGATCTTGATGGTCTGATTCATATTAATCGACGTATCTTTCTTGAACGCGATCACCAGTTGCTTGCCTGTCACGGTGGTCTCTACCAACGGTAGCAGATTATCGTCACCGGAGAGTTTGATGGAGGGCGCGGCGCCGTTTCTGACGATCAGGCTATAGGCTCCTTCGGTGCGCAGCGCAGTAAAGTCGCCAATCTGTCGCTGTTGCTCCACCACTTTGCCACTTCCTTTGATCGACGCGGCAGATGCAAAGGTTGCGCACGATACCAGTAATGCAGCAATGACTGTCTTCTTCATGTTCCACCTCCAAATTAAACATACTTACAAGTATCTTATTATCAAGCCATGCAGAATACAAGCGCAGCGTTTGGAACACGGTAGAATATCCGCCATATGCAACACACAGGACTCGCCATGCCCACCGTCACGCCATTGAACCCGCAAACTGCCGCCGATACCGCTAATATCCTCGCGGAAGCCCTGCCGTATATCAAGTCCTTTTACGGCAAGACCATCGTGATCAAATACGGTGGCAACGCCATGACCGAGCCCGCCCTCAAGGAAGGCTTCGCCCGCGATGTGATCATGCTGAAACTGGTTGGCATGAATCCGGTTGTGGTACACGGCGGCGGCCCGCAAATCAATGATTTGCTGAACAAGGTCGGCAAGGAAGGCCAGTTTATTCAAGGCATGCGCGTCACTGACGCCGAGACCATGGACATCGTGGAAATGGTGCTGGGCGGTCAGGTGAATAAGGAGATTGTGTCGCTAATTAACCATCACGGCGGTCGTGCGGTTGGCATCACCGGCAAGGATGGCCATTTCATCCGCGCACACAAGCTGTTCCTGCGCAATCCGGCGGATGACGAAGCCATCGACATCGGTCAGGTCGGCGAGATCGACAGCATCGATCCATCGCTGGTCAATCTGCTGTGCAGCCAGAATTTCATTCCGGTGATCGCGCCCATTGGCGTAGGTACCGATGGCAGCGCCTACAATATCAATGCCGATCTGGTGGCGAGCAAGTTGGCTGAAACACTGAAGGCCGAAAAGCTGATCCTGATGACCAATACCAGTGGCGTGCTCGACAAAGGCGGCAATCTGCTGACCGGCCTGACACCTACCATTATTGATGCACTGGTGGCTGACGGCACCATTTCCGGCGGCATGATCCCGAAGATCTCCGGCGCGCTGGATGCGGCACTGAATGGCGTTGGTGCAGTGCACATCATCGACGGACGGGTCGAACATGCACTTTTGCTGGAGATCCTGACAGATCACGGCGTAGGCACGAAGATTTCTGCAAGCTAAGGTTGCACTGGGGCAGAATCAATCCGGTGCATCTACCCCGAAGTCGCATCCACAAGCCATTTCCAGATTCGTTGCAGTGCAATATCGAATCTTGATGCAAGGACAAACTGTGCTGCTATAGTGAAGGCTCCGGGAGCGTTGCACCCGGACTGCCATCTATGGAGGTCACATGAAAACAGCGCGTCAATTGCTTGCGGAAAAACAGAAGCAGGGGATTTTCTCGGTGACCCCCGAGGGCACCGTCTACAACGCCCTGCAGTTAATGGCCGATAAGGATATCGGTGCCGTTCTGGTCATGGAAGGCGACAAGCTGGTCGGGATTTTCTCCGAACGAGACTACGCCCGCAAAGTGGTGCTACAGGGCAAGACCTCTGCCGGTACCCGTATCGGCGATATCATGACCAAGAAGGTCATCTACGCCAAACCGTCGCAAACCTGTGACGAGTGTATGGCGATCATGTCCGAAAAGCGCTTCCGCCACCTGCCCGTCATGGATGGCGATGTCGTCCTTGGCGTGATCTCGATCACCGATCTGGTACGCGAGCAGATTGCCGAGCAGCAGTTCCTGATCAATCAGCTCGAGCAATACATTCACGGCTAACTGGCTCTGCATACGACAAGGCCGGCCTAGCCGGCTTTTGTTTTTTCAAGCACCGTCGTTTCTGGAGCTGTATGCCGCCCATCTGGCTGTTTGACCTCGATAATACCCTGCACGATGCAGACCACTGGGTGTTTCCGGAAATGAACCGGTTAATGACGCAGTACATGATGACCCATCTGCAACTGGATCACCCCACTGCGCT
The nucleotide sequence above comes from Burkholderiaceae bacterium DAT-1. Encoded proteins:
- a CDS encoding TonB-dependent receptor; translation: MRMKTISKAVMLLGAFGAASLTMAADNSTDASQTAKVDRIEITGSNIKRTKAERASPVQVITGDESIRLGANTVADIVTNIASASSGGVNDANPILNAGFSSAVSSVSLRGMGSSAVLVLINGRRIAPAPFADPNSGQQNLFDLGAIPAAAVDRTEILMDGASAIYGSDAVAGVINVRLKKEFKGTTLNAGAGANEKGDFRNSKLGVTFGVGSLADDRYNVFGSFQHSDRKITPTSAIADQIYPEAAAYYGWMNPIFPATFSTSVPSAFAPLYYSKKAATATTYANFIGMDPRCPANMVSKSNATSTGSTYNKNVCYFDTWARSYQQTPATSDALNLRGTFDLGNDLRASADIIYTRKDIETPGNGSTVAGEAGNSWVRGDGSLMRYFLVLPTTHADNPTAGKPGATPVSLQYRFADIDRRDRTVLEALRVGGQLEGSNLGWDWTLGLTHNETRRKTNMKGLINTAALDAAVANGSYRFGSPTNSDAVKSAISPDNNDGGKAVVDQIDLRGSRELFDLKGGPAAIASGVEARRDSLNVYNDDKIMKGQTLSRGASSADGTRNVYSAFGEVVLPVLNELELTGAARFDHYSDYGNSRTPKLGFKFMPNDTIAFRGTYGESFRAPSLSQISKSAVTSFTATNDATRCNFLTQPGVAEKNGIARDPKTGTPVTPICSSSPSTASIISPNLGIQPETAKSKTLGFVISPSKNFSLSLDWFKIHKRDEIDRISGTTAVENEAKNPAGVIRDNSDALLLKDANGLPVAGTGPILYTLRRFENLGETILTGFDLDTTVTTKLGQYGKVVTRLTAQYLSSFQQSAKAGEPLIEYAGTYSNPYTVGESGGLPHTKAQLKNSWNQGDWDAFVNLNYTGGYNLKASADRGCSSTFSTTAMVSFSPSCDVRSNVTFDAGVGYFGIKNTTIRLNVYNLTNRKAPLDLSWADSGTGGIPASLYSVQGRSFSLSAIYSLK
- a CDS encoding TonB-dependent receptor — protein: MQLKKISQALLMIGTTAAISQFAHSADANSDDTKKVEKITVTGSNIKRVNTEAPAPIQIISKKEIERSGFSTISDVLQNIPGNNSGGFNESNVNSFAAGAAAVSLRGLGAQATLVLVNGRRMTNYGFANGGQSTFVDLNTIPLEAVERVEILKDGASAIYGSDAMAGVINIILLPSYQGFKTSASAGISARNDGQTTRLTATAGFGDLATQRWNMFLNAEAYDRKPIYQRDRDAPFNSTDRRVIGQADGRSTQSYPGNIYTYNPVTKAEVAFLQPLKGCAPENLNGGPAVNGGSTLTGRCLLNANDYIVASPKSKRENVYSRATFQLSEDLQAFVEAGRNETKTQTISTPTALTSWLRATDLQLVTVSPTILPVGNPNNPTKAPVSIRYAFGDVGPRTQDLDSKLTRFVGGLKGTTGNWDWDVAASLIKSETAASRHGYVLSSVFNEVVQNGTYIFGDRSKNSAALYDRLAPELVRTGDTSTKSVDLKVSNSDLYQLPAGSVGFAAGVGFRKEDLHDNADSRIASGDVIGLGATSANGERKASNVFVELSVPLRADLEAQFAARYDHFSDFGNSTTPKIGLKWTPAKDIAVRGTYAEGFRAPSLPEISQSVLTGFYNGLQDPSRCPTTAAAADCNGSFPALIGANPTLKPETSKSYTTGIIFEPNRSINVSVDFYYINRKHEIGALDPEVLLGNESQYPGLVIRGPVNPAQPNIPGPIQYMKLNYQNLGETKTKGVDFDLRTRTNLGEFGVLSTGLNATYTISYLVRPTEESDLLEYNGTHNQPRIRANFTTTLERGPWATTLSANAVGSFSYSGSPLSACPASVANYRPGGCEIGSFTTYNLNVGYTGFKGWRLAANIQNLTNRMPPIDTTYTQNYDYNYHNIIGRFYTVSASYSFK
- the glmU gene encoding bifunctional UDP-N-acetylglucosamine diphosphorylase/glucosamine-1-phosphate N-acetyltransferase GlmU, which gives rise to MNAPDTASVPAVATADSHALNVIILAAGQGKRMNSRLPKVLQPIAGRPMLGHVLDAARTLGAARIIVVHGHGGDQVQAAFSRETDIVWAHQAEQLGTGHAVAQALPFCTEGMALVLYGDCPLITAPTLQQLVASTQGSTLSVLTAHLDTPTGYGRIVRDGAGKVLRIVEQKDASPEEASIREINTGFVAAPVEKLGDWLPQLRNANAQGEYYLTDVIAMTVADGLEVATRSCDHWEAAGVNDKRQLAELERVYQRRAADQLLARGVTLLDPSRFDLRGTLQCGKDVEIDVNVIFEGDVVLADGVRIGANCVIRNAVIGEGVIIKSHTVIEDSIIGKGSDVGPFARLRPDTVLGEKVHIGNFVETKKARLGNGTKAGHLAYLGDAVIGERVNVSAGVITCNYDGANKFVTTIGDDAFIGTDSQLVAPVIIETGAYIAAGSTITKTAPADALTICRAREQKSISGWKKPVKQPKA